The proteins below come from a single Bubalus kerabau isolate K-KA32 ecotype Philippines breed swamp buffalo chromosome 19, PCC_UOA_SB_1v2, whole genome shotgun sequence genomic window:
- the MCEE gene encoding methylmalonyl-CoA epimerase, mitochondrial isoform X2, whose translation MLPKMARMLKVAAASAAGLFPRLRTPVSTVGTSASLSSHPGAGPVWNLGRLNHVAVAVPDLEKARAFYKNVLGAEVGEPVPLPEHGVSVVFVNLGNTKMELLHPLGSDSPIAGFLKKNKAGGMHHVCIEVDNINVAVMDLKEKKIRILSEEAKIGAHGKPVIFLHPSDCGGVLVELEQA comes from the exons GGCTTTTCCCCAGACTTCGGACTCCAGTTTCAACAGTAGGAACTTCCGCGTCGCTGTCCTCACATCCAGGGGCTGGCCCTGTATGGAACCTGGGTCGACTCAACCATGTTGCAGTCGCAGTGCCAGACTTGGAAAAGGCCAgagcattttataaaaatgttctggGGGCCGAGGTGGGTGAGCCGGTCCCTCTTCCAGAGCATGGAGTGTCCGTCGTTTTTGTCAACCTGGGAAACACCAAGATGGAGCTGCTGCACCCACTGGGAAGTGACAGTCCAATTGCAGGATTCCTAAAGAAAAACAAGGCTGGAGGGATGCACCATGTCTGCATTGAG GTGGATAATATAAATGTGGCTGTGATGgatttgaaagaaaagaagattCGTATTTTAAGTGAAGAGGCCAAAATAGGAGCACATGGAAAACCAGTGATCTTTCTGCATCCCAGTGACTGTGGTGGAGTCCTTGTGGAATTGGAGCAAGCCTGA